Proteins encoded within one genomic window of Nonomuraea gerenzanensis:
- a CDS encoding phosphotransferase family protein, with protein sequence MTVPGIDHPQLVAWMGRNVPDAGEPLSVSLISGGRSNLTYLVEAGERRLVLRRPPLGHVLPTAHDMRREWRVISALAPTPVPVPEPVAFCDDEDVIGAPFYLMGYVEGEAVRSREQLGDRTPEQTRRLSERLAEVLAGIHAVDYREVGLGDFGRPEGYLARQLDRWCQQWERSKTADLPEYDRLVARLRERLPAEAAGTLVHGDYRLDNTLLRTGDLEIAAVVDWEMSTLGDPLADLGLTLTYWHDRGDEERARIPVAGDVTVAPGFMDAAEFAAHYSKVSGRHIADLGFYVAFGNFKLAVIVEGIHARFRQGKTVGEGFDRIGAAVPTLISRAHRMLDQH encoded by the coding sequence ATGACCGTACCTGGCATCGACCACCCCCAGCTGGTCGCCTGGATGGGCCGGAACGTGCCCGACGCCGGCGAGCCCCTGTCCGTCTCGCTGATCTCCGGCGGCCGGTCGAACCTGACCTATCTGGTCGAGGCCGGGGAGCGCCGGCTGGTGCTGCGCAGGCCGCCCCTGGGCCATGTCCTGCCCACCGCCCACGACATGCGGCGCGAGTGGCGGGTCATCTCGGCGCTCGCGCCGACGCCCGTGCCGGTGCCCGAGCCCGTCGCGTTCTGTGACGACGAGGACGTGATCGGGGCGCCGTTCTACCTCATGGGGTACGTCGAGGGGGAGGCCGTACGCAGCCGCGAGCAGCTCGGCGACCGGACGCCCGAGCAGACGCGGCGGCTGTCGGAGCGGCTGGCCGAGGTGCTGGCCGGCATCCACGCGGTGGACTACCGCGAGGTGGGGCTGGGCGACTTCGGGCGGCCGGAGGGATACCTGGCCAGGCAGCTCGACCGGTGGTGCCAGCAGTGGGAGCGGTCGAAGACGGCCGACCTGCCCGAGTACGACCGGCTCGTGGCGCGGCTGCGGGAGCGGCTGCCCGCCGAGGCGGCCGGCACGCTGGTGCACGGGGACTACCGGCTGGACAACACGCTGCTGCGGACCGGCGACCTGGAGATCGCGGCCGTGGTGGACTGGGAGATGTCCACGCTCGGCGATCCGCTGGCCGACCTGGGGCTGACGCTGACGTACTGGCACGACCGCGGGGACGAGGAGCGGGCCAGGATCCCGGTGGCCGGAGACGTGACGGTGGCGCCCGGGTTCATGGACGCCGCCGAGTTCGCCGCCCACTACAGCAAGGTGTCCGGCAGGCACATCGCCGACCTCGGGTTCTACGTGGCCTTCGGCAACTTCAAGCTGGCCGTCATCGTGGAGGGTATCCACGCCCGCTTCCGTCAGGGTAAGACCGTGGGGGAGGGCTTCGACCGCATCGGCGCGGCCGTGCCCACCCTGATCTCCCGCGCGCACCGGATGCTCGACCAGCACTGA
- a CDS encoding GNAT family N-acetyltransferase, whose protein sequence is MHVTLAQPRDLGESEVSRWRDLQEADTAFDNPFLSPEFTLTVGELRDVVRVAVIHDGPEIVGFFPFERHPLGIGKPVAAGLTDAQGLVHVKDARIDPLWLLKACGLAVYEFDHLVSGQPLLAARHERHPSPIIDLRAGWDNYTESLRKHSGKTYKTTLAKSRKLQREAGPLRHDYATTGLEPLRTLLSWKTDQYRRTGRADRFAHPWIVELVERLLATQSDSFAGVLDMVYVDNRPMAGHFGLRTRTTLAGWFPAYDTHFAKYSPGLIHHLAMAERAAASGIEVIDMGRGQKEYKDKLKNGELEVAEGRVARLGPAAGVHWVMRVPVRKTRATVMGHPLLLKTADKTLKTYGRLRTVLQR, encoded by the coding sequence ATGCACGTCACCCTTGCCCAGCCCCGCGACCTGGGCGAATCCGAAGTGAGCCGCTGGCGTGACCTGCAAGAAGCGGACACCGCCTTCGACAATCCCTTCCTGTCGCCAGAATTCACCCTTACGGTGGGCGAACTCCGAGATGTCGTACGTGTCGCCGTCATCCATGACGGTCCGGAGATCGTGGGGTTCTTCCCGTTCGAGCGACATCCTCTCGGCATCGGCAAACCTGTCGCCGCCGGGCTGACCGACGCGCAGGGGCTCGTGCACGTCAAGGACGCCCGAATCGACCCGCTGTGGCTGCTGAAGGCGTGCGGGCTGGCGGTGTACGAGTTCGACCACCTCGTCTCCGGGCAGCCGCTGCTCGCCGCCCGCCACGAGCGGCACCCGTCACCGATCATCGACCTTCGTGCCGGCTGGGACAACTACACGGAGTCACTTCGCAAGCACTCTGGCAAGACGTACAAGACCACCCTGGCCAAGTCGCGCAAGCTGCAGCGCGAGGCAGGCCCGCTGCGGCACGACTACGCCACCACCGGCCTGGAGCCCCTGCGCACGCTGCTGAGCTGGAAGACCGACCAGTACCGCCGCACCGGCCGCGCCGACCGGTTCGCGCACCCGTGGATCGTGGAGCTGGTGGAGCGGCTGCTGGCCACCCAGTCCGACAGCTTCGCCGGGGTGCTCGACATGGTGTACGTGGACAACCGGCCGATGGCCGGGCACTTCGGGCTGCGCACCCGCACCACGCTGGCCGGCTGGTTCCCCGCCTACGACACCCACTTCGCCAAGTACTCCCCCGGCCTCATCCACCACCTGGCGATGGCCGAGCGGGCCGCCGCGTCCGGCATCGAGGTCATCGACATGGGGCGCGGCCAGAAGGAGTACAAGGACAAGCTGAAGAACGGCGAGCTGGAGGTGGCCGAGGGCCGCGTGGCGCGGCTGGGCCCGGCGGCGGGCGTGCACTGGGTGATGCGGGTGCCGGTGCGCAAGACGCGCGCCACGGTCATGGGGCATCCGCTGCTGCTCAAAACGGCCGACAAAACCTTGAAAACGTACGGAAGACTGCGTACCGTCCTACAACGGTGA
- a CDS encoding DegT/DnrJ/EryC1/StrS family aminotransferase, with the protein MKHIAERTGRHCLSLPSNRLGLYLALRHWCLPGQRLLMSPISADEILFLVLAAGLHPVIAPLSPRDGNIDVSRVDLDTVDAVLTTNLYGLPDDAPAFAGKILIEDVAHAMESDLDGRPLGTFGHASVFSLSKHPGAGSGGVLAVEDESDLRALTRARDELLTRGSLRADVWSVATSMARQAALKLDLVRPALRLMRRLGMEEPREGYRIAVHPDELELALKQVPALPPFDPWVRADLHHYRAHRGRLVRWYQARRVARVPRDRARRLAGVQRLAELPTVAPAVLDDLSRPLFRVPLLVRDRDAAIEELERHGVSTGYLYDPAYDDYAPGFTEHCADPAPARWWAGHVLPVDPMFTARSLPVLRRLEPPAAGPHG; encoded by the coding sequence GTGAAACACATCGCAGAGCGAACGGGCCGTCACTGCCTGTCGCTACCGTCCAACCGGCTGGGGCTCTATCTCGCCTTGCGCCACTGGTGCCTGCCCGGGCAGCGGCTGCTGATGTCCCCCATCTCCGCCGACGAGATCCTCTTCCTCGTGCTCGCGGCCGGGCTGCACCCCGTGATCGCGCCGCTGTCACCGCGCGACGGCAACATCGACGTCTCCCGCGTGGACCTCGACACGGTGGACGCGGTGCTGACCACCAACCTGTACGGCCTGCCCGACGACGCCCCCGCCTTCGCCGGCAAGATCCTCATCGAGGACGTGGCGCACGCCATGGAGAGCGACCTCGACGGCCGGCCGCTCGGCACGTTCGGGCACGCGTCGGTCTTCAGCCTGTCCAAGCACCCGGGCGCGGGCTCAGGCGGCGTGCTCGCCGTCGAGGACGAGTCGGACCTGCGCGCCCTGACCCGCGCCCGCGACGAGCTGCTGACCCGCGGCTCCCTGCGCGCCGACGTGTGGAGCGTGGCCACCTCCATGGCCCGCCAGGCCGCGCTCAAGCTCGACCTCGTCCGCCCCGCGCTCCGGCTCATGCGCCGCCTGGGCATGGAGGAGCCCCGCGAGGGGTACCGCATCGCGGTGCACCCGGACGAGCTGGAGCTGGCGCTCAAGCAGGTGCCCGCGCTGCCGCCCTTCGACCCCTGGGTACGCGCCGACCTGCACCACTACCGCGCCCACCGAGGCCGGCTGGTCCGCTGGTACCAGGCGCGGCGGGTGGCCAGGGTGCCCCGCGACCGGGCGCGCCGGCTGGCCGGCGTGCAGCGTCTGGCCGAGCTGCCCACGGTCGCGCCCGCCGTGCTCGACGACCTGTCACGGCCGCTGTTCCGGGTGCCGCTGCTGGTCCGCGACAGGGACGCGGCCATCGAGGAGCTGGAGCGGCACGGGGTGTCCACCGGTTACCTGTACGACCCCGCCTACGACGACTACGCCCCCGGCTTCACCGAGCACTGCGCCGACCCGGCCCCGGCCCGCTGGTGGGCCGGGCACGTGCTGCCGGTGGACCCCATGTTCACCGCCCGCTCGCTGCCCGTGCTGCGCCGGCTGGAGCCCCCTGCCGCCGGGCCTCACGGATGA
- the pdxR gene encoding MocR-like pyridoxine biosynthesis transcription factor PdxR, which produces MRSHVDLPVSLSRDSAEPLTAQLVGWLRGAMLDGTMASGERLPSTRALAAQLGVSRTVVTEAYQQLYAEGWLDGRHGSGTFVADMGAHMEHAPRPPAQSAYVPAPPPPTGLIDLTSGAPWVRDYDEAAWKRAWRRAADLPPGDAPDMYGLPRLRELLADHLRRARGMAVGPENILVTRGTGNGLDLCALALLGPGARAGVEDPGYRVARAVFAARGAEVVPCPVDEDGVIVDDLPAGLRVLYTTPAHQFPLGGRLPIPRRERLLAWARGTGATIVEDDYDAEFRYDVAPLPALYGLDPSRVVLLGTLSKILAPDVGVGWLVGEPELVSRIAGLRWALADRTSGPVQQAVATLLERGDLDRHLRRMRLEYARRRAAVVELLGPACRLRGDTAGLHVLAELPAPLVPGVVERARRRGVLLDSTEHHHHGRTRLHGLVIGYGSASLPDVRRGCEIVAELIREARRQGAPAGAARAASGR; this is translated from the coding sequence ATGCGTTCCCATGTTGACCTGCCGGTCTCCCTCTCGCGCGACTCGGCTGAACCTCTCACCGCGCAGCTCGTCGGGTGGCTGCGCGGCGCCATGCTCGACGGCACGATGGCCTCCGGCGAGCGGCTGCCGTCCACGCGGGCCCTGGCCGCCCAGCTCGGGGTGAGCAGGACGGTGGTGACGGAGGCGTACCAGCAGCTCTACGCCGAGGGCTGGCTGGACGGGCGGCACGGCTCCGGCACGTTCGTGGCCGACATGGGGGCCCACATGGAGCACGCGCCGCGGCCACCGGCGCAGAGCGCGTACGTGCCCGCGCCGCCGCCCCCCACCGGCCTGATCGACCTCACGAGCGGCGCCCCCTGGGTACGCGACTACGACGAGGCCGCGTGGAAGCGGGCCTGGCGCAGGGCCGCCGACCTGCCGCCCGGCGACGCCCCTGACATGTACGGCCTGCCGCGCCTGCGCGAGCTGCTCGCCGACCACCTCAGGCGCGCCAGAGGCATGGCCGTCGGCCCGGAGAACATCCTGGTCACCCGAGGCACCGGCAACGGGCTCGACCTGTGCGCGCTGGCCCTGCTCGGCCCAGGGGCCAGGGCGGGGGTGGAGGACCCGGGCTACCGGGTGGCACGCGCGGTGTTCGCGGCCAGGGGCGCCGAGGTGGTGCCGTGCCCGGTGGACGAGGACGGCGTGATCGTCGACGACCTGCCCGCCGGCCTGCGTGTGCTCTACACCACGCCCGCCCACCAGTTCCCGCTGGGCGGCCGGCTGCCGATCCCGCGCAGGGAGCGGCTGCTGGCCTGGGCGCGCGGCACGGGCGCGACGATCGTGGAGGACGACTACGACGCCGAGTTCCGCTACGACGTCGCCCCGCTGCCCGCGCTCTACGGCCTCGACCCGTCCAGGGTGGTGCTGCTCGGCACGCTGTCCAAGATCCTGGCCCCCGACGTGGGCGTGGGCTGGCTGGTGGGCGAGCCGGAGCTGGTCAGCAGGATCGCCGGCCTGCGCTGGGCGCTGGCCGACCGCACCAGCGGCCCCGTCCAGCAGGCCGTGGCCACCCTGCTGGAGCGCGGCGACCTCGACCGGCACCTGCGCAGGATGCGCCTGGAGTACGCGCGCCGCCGCGCCGCCGTCGTCGAGCTGCTCGGCCCCGCCTGCCGCCTGCGCGGCGACACGGCCGGGCTGCACGTCCTGGCCGAGCTGCCCGCGCCGCTGGTGCCCGGCGTGGTCGAGCGGGCCAGACGGCGCGGGGTGCTGCTCGACTCGACCGAGCACCACCACCACGGCCGCACCCGGCTGCACGGCCTGGTGATCGGGTACGGCTCCGCCTCGCTCCCCGACGTGCGCCGGGGCTGCGAGATCGTGGCCGAGCTCATCCGTGAGGCCCGGCGGCAGGGGGCTCCAGCCGGCGCAGCACGGGCAGCGAGCGGGCGGTGA
- a CDS encoding pyridoxamine 5'-phosphate oxidase family protein produces the protein MLSTTPRTTLGRSKERGSTDRDDLYEVLDTGLICHLGVVVNGHPMVVPTGYGRLGDTLYLHGSTGARSLRTGSETDVCVTVTHLDGIVLARSIFHHSVNYRSAMIYGRARLVTDDDEREQGLRALAEQLAPGQWDYVRRPSRKELAATAVLALSLEEASVKIRRGGPVDEEEDYDLPVWAGVLPLVTSWGAPEPDSVLPEGIEAPVHILHRE, from the coding sequence ATGCTCTCCACCACACCACGCACCACCCTGGGCCGCTCCAAGGAACGCGGCAGCACCGACAGGGACGACCTGTACGAGGTGCTCGACACCGGCCTGATCTGCCATCTGGGCGTGGTCGTGAACGGCCACCCCATGGTCGTGCCCACCGGCTACGGGCGCCTCGGCGACACCCTCTACCTGCACGGCTCCACCGGCGCCCGCTCGCTGCGCACCGGCTCGGAGACCGACGTCTGCGTGACGGTCACGCACCTGGACGGCATCGTGCTGGCCCGCTCGATCTTCCACCACTCCGTCAACTACCGCTCGGCGATGATCTACGGCAGGGCCCGCCTGGTGACGGACGACGACGAGCGCGAGCAGGGGCTGCGCGCCCTGGCCGAGCAGCTCGCCCCCGGCCAGTGGGACTACGTGCGCCGGCCGTCGCGCAAGGAGCTGGCCGCCACGGCCGTGCTGGCGCTGTCGCTGGAGGAGGCGTCGGTCAAGATCAGGCGCGGCGGGCCGGTGGACGAGGAGGAGGACTACGACCTGCCGGTGTGGGCCGGGGTGCTGCCCCTGGTCACGTCGTGGGGCGCACCCGAACCCGATTCGGTGCTCCCAGAAGGTATCGAGGCACCGGTTCACATCCTCCATCGGGAGTAG
- a CDS encoding serine/threonine-protein kinase, giving the protein MEWSAPGYTEIKQLGAGASGRVVLAVHDETGVRVAIKYLSQELLRDASALARFQSEARLLTTLRDPHIATMWEYIQDDGGAAIVMELVNGVSLRALLRESGTTEPEAALVVLKGSLLGLARAHAMGLVHKDYKPENVLVRDDGDSKLVDFGIAVRQGTAAQPEGTPAYMAPELWDGRPASPATDVYAATAVFFECLTGHRPYRSTEPSVLGYQHVHAPVPFHDAPEPVRDLVRRGLAKEPERRPDGALTFVAELEAVAVAAYGEDWEERGRRRLAALVALLALLWPMPATAPPEAATSLARTVFDRLRGSTGESARRMVQANSRRLWMGGAVSAAAAVAVVVVLANRQPPEEPFGAARAVPPSRIATAPVAGTPSSQPPVSPPESSPPESEPVPDLTPQAVPQTSPEADPPDDGPPDDGPPDSRPEPPDATTRPATNQPTTGAPTTPPTTPPTTPPTTPTTTPPTTPTTTPPTTPPTTPPTTPPTTPPTTPPTTPPTTPPTTPPTTPPTTPPTTPPTTPTTEKPAPVTSVLAVTVGDITIGENGVAASTIGLRTSGTGAVTAIATWTAPGEEGRTERVPLSGAGTYTERLTWSLGERACGKTVTLTVTTSPAPAGGPRSASRTLPACPTEVTALNVTLSLPAAPARAATARVRLTAGGTGEIPVSARFAVDGDPVATRSATWSGRTSYNDVFRHVFRSRPCGSTLSVQVSAGGRTDSARVSVPCPPRVRQVSIGEVTTKGGLSAPVSVTAGNTQPVRLTVRFRAGESTDSQTVTLSGDTSYRRVLGYETRLPCGTSWSVTASTVPAAANGTATRSGTTPKCPEEEPTKEPTKEPTKEPTKEPTKEPTQEATKEPDPESPDTVE; this is encoded by the coding sequence ATGGAGTGGAGCGCTCCCGGTTATACAGAGATCAAGCAGCTCGGGGCGGGCGCGAGCGGACGCGTCGTGCTCGCCGTGCACGACGAGACCGGCGTCAGGGTCGCGATCAAGTACCTGTCCCAGGAGCTGTTGCGGGATGCCTCCGCCCTGGCCAGGTTCCAGTCGGAGGCCAGGCTGCTGACCACGCTGCGCGACCCGCACATCGCCACGATGTGGGAGTACATCCAGGACGACGGCGGCGCCGCCATCGTGATGGAGCTGGTCAACGGCGTCTCCCTGCGCGCGCTGTTACGCGAGAGCGGCACGACCGAGCCCGAGGCCGCGCTCGTCGTGCTGAAGGGCTCACTGCTCGGCCTCGCCAGGGCGCACGCCATGGGCCTGGTGCACAAGGACTACAAGCCGGAGAACGTGCTCGTCCGCGACGACGGTGACAGCAAGCTCGTCGACTTCGGCATCGCGGTCCGCCAGGGCACCGCCGCCCAGCCCGAGGGCACGCCCGCGTACATGGCGCCGGAGCTGTGGGATGGCCGCCCCGCCTCGCCCGCCACCGACGTGTACGCGGCCACCGCCGTCTTCTTCGAATGCCTGACCGGGCACCGGCCGTACCGGTCCACCGAGCCCAGCGTCCTGGGCTACCAGCACGTGCATGCCCCGGTGCCGTTCCACGACGCGCCGGAGCCCGTACGGGACCTGGTGCGGCGCGGGCTGGCCAAGGAGCCGGAGCGGCGGCCCGACGGCGCGCTGACGTTCGTGGCCGAGCTGGAGGCCGTGGCGGTGGCGGCGTACGGCGAGGACTGGGAGGAGCGGGGCAGGCGGCGGCTGGCCGCGCTGGTCGCCCTGCTGGCCCTGTTGTGGCCGATGCCCGCGACGGCGCCGCCCGAGGCTGCCACGTCGCTGGCCAGGACCGTGTTCGACCGCCTGCGCGGCAGCACCGGGGAGAGCGCGCGGCGCATGGTGCAGGCGAACTCGCGGCGGCTGTGGATGGGCGGCGCGGTGAGCGCGGCGGCGGCCGTGGCGGTGGTGGTCGTCCTGGCCAACAGGCAACCGCCCGAGGAGCCGTTCGGGGCGGCGAGGGCCGTGCCGCCGAGCCGGATCGCGACCGCGCCCGTCGCCGGGACGCCCAGCTCGCAGCCGCCCGTCTCGCCGCCGGAGTCCTCGCCCCCGGAGTCGGAGCCCGTGCCCGACCTCACGCCGCAGGCCGTCCCGCAGACGTCGCCGGAGGCGGACCCGCCCGACGACGGCCCGCCCGACGACGGCCCGCCCGACTCACGGCCCGAGCCGCCGGACGCGACCACCCGGCCCGCGACGAACCAGCCGACCACCGGCGCGCCCACCACCCCACCGACGACCCCGCCGACCACTCCGCCGACGACCCCGACCACCACACCACCCACCACCCCGACCACCACACCACCCACGACTCCGCCCACCACCCCGCCGACGACGCCGCCGACCACGCCGCCCACCACCCCACCGACGACACCTCCCACCACGCCGCCCACCACCCCGCCGACGACGCCACCCACCACTCCGCCCACCACCCCACCGACGACGCCGACCACCGAGAAGCCGGCGCCGGTCACCTCGGTGCTCGCGGTGACCGTGGGCGACATCACGATCGGCGAGAACGGCGTGGCGGCCAGCACCATCGGCCTGCGCACCAGCGGCACCGGCGCCGTCACCGCCATCGCGACCTGGACGGCACCCGGCGAGGAGGGCCGCACCGAGCGCGTCCCGCTCAGCGGCGCGGGCACCTACACCGAGCGGCTGACCTGGTCGCTGGGCGAGCGCGCGTGCGGCAAGACGGTCACCCTGACCGTCACCACCTCCCCCGCGCCCGCCGGCGGCCCCCGCTCGGCCTCCAGGACCCTGCCGGCCTGCCCGACCGAGGTGACCGCGCTGAACGTCACGCTCAGCCTGCCCGCCGCCCCCGCCCGAGCCGCCACCGCGCGGGTCCGGCTCACGGCCGGCGGCACCGGCGAGATCCCGGTCAGCGCCCGGTTCGCCGTCGACGGCGACCCGGTGGCCACCCGATCCGCGACCTGGTCGGGGCGCACCTCGTACAACGACGTCTTCCGGCACGTCTTCCGGTCGCGGCCCTGCGGCTCGACACTGTCGGTGCAGGTGAGCGCGGGCGGCAGGACCGACAGCGCGCGTGTCTCCGTCCCCTGCCCGCCGCGCGTGCGGCAGGTCTCGATCGGCGAGGTCACCACCAAGGGCGGGCTCAGCGCGCCCGTCAGCGTCACCGCGGGCAACACCCAGCCCGTACGGCTGACGGTCAGGTTCAGAGCCGGCGAGTCCACGGACAGCCAGACGGTCACCCTGTCGGGCGACACCTCCTACCGCCGGGTCCTCGGCTACGAGACGCGGCTGCCCTGCGGCACGAGCTGGTCGGTGACGGCCTCCACGGTGCCGGCGGCGGCGAACGGCACCGCCACCCGCAGCGGCACCACGCCGAAGTGCCCCGAGGAAGAGCCCACCAAGGAACCCACGAAGGAGCCCACGAAGGAACCGACCAAGGAGCCGACCAAGGAGCCGACGCAAGAGGCGACCAAGGAGCCGGACCCCGAGTCCCCGGACACCGTTGAGTGA
- a CDS encoding serine/threonine-protein kinase yields the protein MYGDGPWGVPGYTEVRELGSGAAGRVVLATRDYDGAEVAIKYLSDELRSDVGFVARFRHEARLLATLQSQYHARLIDYVEAGQGAAIVMELVNGVSLRELLRSEGPTGPEAALTVLKGSLLGLASAHAIGVVHRDFKPENVMVRGDGTSKLVDFGIAVRVGEDAGAAGTPPYMAPEQWSGAPAGPATDVYAATVVFFECLTGMRPFRAPNMAALARQHQSAPPPVEEVPGPLQGLVERGLAKDAAERPPSAEAFLTELEAVAAEAYGPDWEERGRRRLAALAGLLVLLFPSVLDEPAETRTSLAETRFTEPTRFLSKLPAKIAMGAVGAGVLVAAVVVILSSGSAEPVLQAQTSTVTPVTTEAATPEPVETTPEETAEPTPEETTPEATPADTDTAAPPVVQPTTTVKPTKTATPTPVKTPAKTRKPTPSRTPTPTPSPDPPMSGEAGDPAPSTTRPTTASATPTPVPVTSTPTNSSPPVTTTPTNDDTGEPGGGGQEPTVTPEDPRRGAAGALLALGLVTTGALPVTLAVRRRMAGRHRRKR from the coding sequence ATGTACGGTGATGGGCCATGGGGGGTCCCCGGCTACACCGAGGTGCGTGAGCTAGGCTCCGGCGCGGCCGGCCGGGTGGTCCTGGCCACGCGCGACTACGACGGCGCGGAAGTCGCCATCAAGTACCTCAGCGACGAGCTGAGATCCGACGTCGGGTTCGTCGCCAGGTTCCGGCACGAGGCCCGCTTATTGGCCACGCTGCAGAGCCAGTACCACGCGAGACTGATCGACTACGTCGAGGCCGGGCAGGGCGCGGCCATCGTGATGGAGCTGGTCAACGGCGTCTCGCTGCGCGAGCTCCTCAGGTCCGAAGGGCCCACCGGGCCCGAGGCGGCGCTGACCGTGCTCAAGGGCTCGCTGCTCGGCCTGGCCTCCGCGCACGCGATCGGCGTCGTGCACCGCGACTTCAAGCCCGAGAACGTCATGGTGCGCGGTGACGGCACCAGCAAGCTCGTGGACTTCGGCATCGCCGTCCGGGTCGGCGAGGACGCCGGCGCCGCGGGCACGCCGCCGTACATGGCGCCCGAGCAGTGGTCGGGCGCGCCGGCCGGGCCCGCGACCGACGTGTACGCGGCCACCGTCGTGTTCTTCGAGTGCCTGACCGGCATGCGTCCCTTCCGCGCGCCCAACATGGCGGCGCTGGCCCGCCAGCACCAGAGCGCGCCGCCACCGGTCGAGGAGGTTCCCGGGCCGCTGCAGGGGCTGGTCGAGCGCGGCCTGGCCAAGGACGCGGCGGAGCGCCCGCCCTCGGCGGAGGCGTTCCTGACCGAGCTGGAGGCCGTGGCCGCCGAGGCGTACGGCCCGGACTGGGAGGAGCGCGGCCGGCGCCGCCTGGCCGCCCTGGCGGGCCTGCTGGTGCTGCTGTTCCCCAGCGTGCTGGACGAGCCGGCCGAGACGCGGACCTCGCTCGCCGAGACCCGCTTCACCGAGCCCACGCGGTTCCTGAGCAAGCTGCCCGCCAAGATCGCCATGGGCGCGGTGGGCGCCGGCGTGCTGGTCGCCGCGGTGGTGGTCATCCTGAGCTCCGGGTCGGCCGAGCCGGTGCTGCAGGCGCAGACCAGCACGGTCACGCCGGTCACCACCGAGGCCGCCACGCCCGAGCCCGTGGAGACGACGCCGGAGGAGACCGCCGAGCCCACCCCCGAGGAGACCACTCCCGAGGCCACCCCGGCGGACACGGACACCGCCGCGCCCCCGGTCGTCCAGCCGACCACCACCGTCAAGCCGACCAAGACGGCCACCCCCACGCCGGTGAAGACGCCGGCCAAGACCAGGAAGCCCACCCCCAGCCGCACTCCCACGCCGACCCCGAGCCCCGACCCGCCGATGAGCGGCGAGGCGGGTGACCCGGCGCCGTCCACCACGAGGCCGACCACCGCGAGCGCGACCCCCACCCCGGTCCCGGTCACCTCGACCCCGACGAACTCCTCGCCCCCGGTCACGACGACCCCGACGAACGACGACACCGGGGAGCCGGGCGGTGGCGGCCAGGAGCCCACGGTCACGCCGGAGGATCCGCGAAGGGGCGCCGCCGGCGCACTGCTCGCGCTCGGCCTGGTGACTACGGGCGCACTACCGGTCACACTTGCGGTGAGGCGCCGGATGGCGGGACGCCACAGAAGGAAGCGCTAG